One Geitlerinema sp. PCC 9228 DNA window includes the following coding sequences:
- a CDS encoding glycosyltransferase family 39 protein produces the protein MGKNLFTNAFAHKRSLEIFSSIAIAVGVMWRMANLQSREYWYDEILSVIFCTGQRIAYESPGSEPVSLAQYASYLQLPPDTSLVDAINTLKDVLKGVTTNQHAPLFYVLQHFWLRLFGNDEAATRSLVVLFGIAAIALAYFVGRKLLSHRGGLLFAALLATNPFFLSHSLKFRMHGYMPFWALLSTLALITLIELRQASPAQNDSQRPYFLYQGVWSVVFVGSVTAGLLTNYLFAYIALGLSVLVLVLDRRHWWYYAIEMLLAALLTTPWIWWGVRRQIRNASWVLDQFGAGEGENVALQHLQGLANNLSAQLVVGDWFESLSDAAVVAIGTVTGMLLVAMWWGWWRQTKNSTGSRDRKPLAVALLIGVFPLFLGFFVDVFAGQFTIGWGGGRGLSFILPGMLLAIAWWLERAAGRWQQMAAVGLLLLYLGIGIGDYTLRQRQTFHAIAATVEQTPNTDTLIIMNSRAWGHILRLAYYVWPSPSLQLLARPPADLASNLETVLANSETTYPRIVWLEAEREVWEMPQNEAQAQQFRQQVRSVLENQAYTLEQTQQTQGTMILDEFTITSWRS, from the coding sequence AACGATCGCTGGAAATTTTTTCTAGCATCGCGATCGCAGTTGGGGTGATGTGGCGCATGGCAAACCTACAAAGTCGAGAATATTGGTACGATGAAATCCTGTCGGTAATTTTTTGTACCGGACAACGGATAGCCTACGAAAGTCCCGGCAGCGAACCGGTTTCTCTGGCTCAGTATGCTAGCTATTTGCAACTGCCACCAGACACGAGCTTGGTCGATGCCATCAATACTTTGAAAGATGTTCTCAAAGGCGTGACCACCAACCAACACGCTCCCTTGTTTTATGTCTTACAGCATTTTTGGTTGCGTCTGTTTGGCAATGACGAAGCGGCTACCCGTTCTTTGGTGGTGCTGTTTGGGATTGCAGCGATCGCATTAGCGTACTTTGTGGGCAGAAAACTGCTCTCCCATCGCGGAGGATTATTGTTTGCTGCCTTGCTGGCAACCAATCCATTTTTTCTGTCTCACTCCCTCAAATTTCGCATGCATGGCTACATGCCTTTTTGGGCGCTCCTCAGTACGTTGGCTTTGATAACGTTAATCGAACTGCGACAAGCTTCTCCCGCCCAAAACGATAGCCAACGGCCGTATTTCCTCTATCAGGGAGTTTGGAGTGTTGTCTTCGTGGGTAGCGTCACCGCTGGGCTTTTAACCAACTATTTATTTGCCTATATTGCCCTGGGATTGTCTGTTTTGGTTTTGGTTTTGGACCGCCGCCACTGGTGGTACTACGCCATCGAAATGTTGCTGGCAGCGCTATTAACTACGCCCTGGATTTGGTGGGGGGTTCGCCGGCAAATTCGCAACGCTAGCTGGGTTCTCGATCAATTTGGTGCTGGTGAAGGAGAAAATGTCGCCTTACAACACCTACAGGGTTTGGCTAACAATTTGAGCGCGCAGTTGGTGGTTGGCGATTGGTTTGAAAGTCTCTCCGACGCTGCGGTAGTGGCTATTGGTACGGTGACAGGCATGCTGCTTGTCGCCATGTGGTGGGGTTGGTGGCGGCAAACTAAAAATTCAACCGGCTCGCGCGATCGCAAACCCCTGGCGGTTGCCCTTTTGATAGGCGTGTTTCCCCTATTTTTAGGATTTTTCGTGGATGTTTTTGCCGGTCAGTTTACGATTGGTTGGGGAGGCGGCCGCGGTTTGTCGTTTATTTTACCGGGCATGTTGCTCGCGATCGCCTGGTGGCTGGAACGAGCTGCTGGTAGATGGCAGCAAATGGCTGCGGTGGGATTGCTCCTGCTGTATTTGGGAATTGGTATTGGCGACTATACCCTCAGACAGCGGCAAACTTTCCACGCGATCGCCGCTACGGTGGAACAAACACCCAATACAGATACCTTAATAATTATGAACTCCCGCGCTTGGGGGCATATCCTGCGTCTGGCTTACTACGTCTGGCCGTCGCCATCGCTACAACTGCTAGCTCGCCCTCCTGCGGATTTGGCGAGCAATCTGGAAACTGTTTTAGCCAACTCAGAAACCACCTATCCTCGGATAGTTTGGTTGGAAGCAGAAAGAGAAGTATGGGAAATGCCACAAAACGAGGCACAAGCCCAACAGTTTCGCCAGCAAGTGCGCTCGGTTTTAGAGAACCAGGCGTATACCTTAGAACAAACTCAACAGACCCAAGGAACCATGATTTTAGATGAGTTCACCATCACCAGTTGGCGTTCTTAA
- the smpB gene encoding SsrA-binding protein SmpB: MTKTTNAGIKIVSENRQARFQYHILDTYEAGISLQGTEVKSAREGKVNLRDSYALVRDGEVWLVNTHISPYHTAGNYFNHEPRRTRRLLLHKQEIRKLIGKVKEKGLTLVPLKMYFKRGLVKVEIALAKGKKIHDKRETLKRKQEKRDIERALKYY, from the coding sequence ATGACCAAAACCACCAACGCCGGCATCAAAATTGTTAGCGAAAACCGCCAAGCTCGCTTCCAGTACCACATTCTGGACACCTACGAAGCGGGCATTTCCCTGCAAGGCACCGAAGTGAAATCGGCGCGGGAGGGCAAAGTCAACCTGCGCGACAGCTACGCTTTGGTTCGCGACGGTGAAGTCTGGTTGGTAAACACCCACATTTCCCCCTATCATACCGCTGGTAACTATTTCAACCACGAACCCCGTCGCACTCGTCGCCTGCTATTGCACAAACAGGAAATTCGCAAGCTCATCGGCAAGGTCAAGGAAAAAGGGCTGACCCTAGTGCCTTTAAAAATGTATTTCAAGCGGGGATTGGTGAAAGTAGAAATTGCCCTCGCCAAAGGTAAGAAAATCCACGACAAGCGCGAAACTCTCAAACGCAAGCAGGAAAAACGGGATATCGAACGGGCGCTGAAGTACTATTAA